One window of the Spea bombifrons isolate aSpeBom1 chromosome 8, aSpeBom1.2.pri, whole genome shotgun sequence genome contains the following:
- the MYPOP gene encoding myb-related transcription factor, partner of profilin isoform X1 has protein sequence MLNTAHIVNILPLASGAARQSTDAAVTPVPSYAGYIYINSGDSGMSGDTEEVTRLRKPRFSYEENQILIREVRANYPLLYGAQSRRLSVAERRQVWEGIAAQINALTNWKRTAQEVQKRWNDFKRRTKEKLARVPHSTQSGTPEEALTAEEETIFAILGPEVMSEKGHYSSDARLRGMDYHQPGTGSSSPETSLSGPCGSQDAPLMLRPKGSPSPTTQLHIVQLPHLTPSPDPSEGPSPPPPPGAGSPLLSPNGVSSHFDPSVAMLRAQQETADAIRHLTYTLRQSMDRLTNVLAAILPLVPTQPPASPAASGIMPPVYYPTKTEPDTEPCCPIDYEDDVHRDVAEDEIQKVIAEPPESPPPPNKRKRFGYLTPRKRRGRWKSP, from the exons ATGCTAAACACAGCGCATATAGTGAATATACTACCCCTAGCGTCCGGTGCCGCTCGCCAGTCTACAGACGCTGCAGTGACGCCGGTGCCTTCCTAtgcagggtatatatatat AAATAGTGGCGACTCCGGCATGTCAGGTGACACGGAGGAGGTCACTCGCCTGCGTAAGCCTCGTTTCTCCTACGAAGAGAACCAAATCCTAATCAGAGAGGTCCGGGCCAACTATCCTCTGCTCTATGGGGCACAGAGCCGCCGGCTGAGCGTGGCAGAGCGCCGCCAAGTGTGGGAGGGCATCGCTGCTCAGATCAACGCCCTCACCAACTGGAAGCGCACCGCGCAGGAGGTTCAGAAACGCTGGAACGACTTCAAAAGGCGAACCAAAGAGAAGCTAGCCCGGGTTCCGCACTCCACCCAGAGCGGGACGCCAGAGGAGGCGCTGACTGCTGAAGAGGAGACTATTTTTGCCATCTTGGGACCAGAAGTGATGTCCGAGAAGGGCCACTACAGCTCAGACGCGCGGCTGAGGGGGATGG ATTATCATCAGCCAGGCACAGGCTCTTCCAGTCCAGAGACATCCCTCAGTGGACCGTGTGGTAGTCAAGATGCTCCGCTTATGCTCCGACCCAAGGGTTCGCCTTCGCCGACGACCCAGCTCCACATTGTCCAGTTGCCTCACCTCACTCCTTCACCAGATCCGTCTGAGGGGCCTTCACCACCACCTCCACCCGGCGCAGGATCGCCCTTGCTGTCCCCTAACGGGGTCTCCTCACATTTCGACCCATCCGTTGCTATGCTGAGGGCACAGCAGGAGACCGCTGATGCAATAAGGCATCTTACCTATACGTTACGGCAGAGCATGGACCGCCTGACCAATGTCCTTGCAGCCATTTTGCCTCTTGTGCCAACGCAGCCACCAGCTTCACCGGCGGCCTCTGGCATTATGCCTCCGGTCTACTATCCAACAAAGACAGAGCCTGACACTGAGCCGTGTTGCCCTATCGATTACGAAGACGATGTCCACCGAGACGTAGCCGAGGATGAGATTCAGAAGGTGATAGCAGAGCCCCCAGAGTCCCCTCCGCCTCCAAACAAGAGAAAAAGATTCGGGTACCTAACTCCACGTAAGCGGAGGGGTCGATGGAAAAGCCCATAG
- the MYPOP gene encoding myb-related transcription factor, partner of profilin isoform X2 has protein sequence MLNTAHIVNILPLASGAARQSTDAAVTPVPSYAGNSGDSGMSGDTEEVTRLRKPRFSYEENQILIREVRANYPLLYGAQSRRLSVAERRQVWEGIAAQINALTNWKRTAQEVQKRWNDFKRRTKEKLARVPHSTQSGTPEEALTAEEETIFAILGPEVMSEKGHYSSDARLRGMDYHQPGTGSSSPETSLSGPCGSQDAPLMLRPKGSPSPTTQLHIVQLPHLTPSPDPSEGPSPPPPPGAGSPLLSPNGVSSHFDPSVAMLRAQQETADAIRHLTYTLRQSMDRLTNVLAAILPLVPTQPPASPAASGIMPPVYYPTKTEPDTEPCCPIDYEDDVHRDVAEDEIQKVIAEPPESPPPPNKRKRFGYLTPRKRRGRWKSP, from the exons ATGCTAAACACAGCGCATATAGTGAATATACTACCCCTAGCGTCCGGTGCCGCTCGCCAGTCTACAGACGCTGCAGTGACGCCGGTGCCTTCCTAtgcagg AAATAGTGGCGACTCCGGCATGTCAGGTGACACGGAGGAGGTCACTCGCCTGCGTAAGCCTCGTTTCTCCTACGAAGAGAACCAAATCCTAATCAGAGAGGTCCGGGCCAACTATCCTCTGCTCTATGGGGCACAGAGCCGCCGGCTGAGCGTGGCAGAGCGCCGCCAAGTGTGGGAGGGCATCGCTGCTCAGATCAACGCCCTCACCAACTGGAAGCGCACCGCGCAGGAGGTTCAGAAACGCTGGAACGACTTCAAAAGGCGAACCAAAGAGAAGCTAGCCCGGGTTCCGCACTCCACCCAGAGCGGGACGCCAGAGGAGGCGCTGACTGCTGAAGAGGAGACTATTTTTGCCATCTTGGGACCAGAAGTGATGTCCGAGAAGGGCCACTACAGCTCAGACGCGCGGCTGAGGGGGATGG ATTATCATCAGCCAGGCACAGGCTCTTCCAGTCCAGAGACATCCCTCAGTGGACCGTGTGGTAGTCAAGATGCTCCGCTTATGCTCCGACCCAAGGGTTCGCCTTCGCCGACGACCCAGCTCCACATTGTCCAGTTGCCTCACCTCACTCCTTCACCAGATCCGTCTGAGGGGCCTTCACCACCACCTCCACCCGGCGCAGGATCGCCCTTGCTGTCCCCTAACGGGGTCTCCTCACATTTCGACCCATCCGTTGCTATGCTGAGGGCACAGCAGGAGACCGCTGATGCAATAAGGCATCTTACCTATACGTTACGGCAGAGCATGGACCGCCTGACCAATGTCCTTGCAGCCATTTTGCCTCTTGTGCCAACGCAGCCACCAGCTTCACCGGCGGCCTCTGGCATTATGCCTCCGGTCTACTATCCAACAAAGACAGAGCCTGACACTGAGCCGTGTTGCCCTATCGATTACGAAGACGATGTCCACCGAGACGTAGCCGAGGATGAGATTCAGAAGGTGATAGCAGAGCCCCCAGAGTCCCCTCCGCCTCCAAACAAGAGAAAAAGATTCGGGTACCTAACTCCACGTAAGCGGAGGGGTCGATGGAAAAGCCCATAG